The proteins below come from a single Miscanthus floridulus cultivar M001 chromosome 1, ASM1932011v1, whole genome shotgun sequence genomic window:
- the LOC136456178 gene encoding GEM-like protein 1 has product MASQWAAPPPGYPAGHGQAYGNQQLATPPPQDATAVAVTATSNGLGNPYVFVTPASATPSTGQTVRKALCRYGKLLEDGTRKAADATGNIWHHLRTAPNMADAAVARLSQGTKVYAEGGHDRVFFQTFGAMPGEQLRKAYACYLSTSSGPVIGTLYLSTARLAFCSDSPLCYQGPAGQQQECMYYKVVLPLSQVMSVNPSSSMRNRAERYIQITTTDNHEFWFMGFVNYDKALKNLYEALQHRDINGHQRS; this is encoded by the exons ATGGCATCACAGTGGGCTGCTCCGCCGCCGGGCTACCCGGCCGGGCACGGGCAGGCGTACGGCAACCAGCAGCTGGCCACGCCGCCGCCACAGGACGCCACGGCCGTGGCCGTGACGGCGACGAGCAACGGCTTGGGCAACCCCTACGTGTTCGTCACCCCCGCGTCCGCGACACCTTCCACCGGCCAGA CCGTCAGGAAGGCGCTGTGCCGCTACGGCAAGCTGCTTGAGGACGGGACCCGCAAGGCCGCCGACGCCACCGGCAACATCTGGCACCACC TCCGGACGGCGCCGAACATGGCggacgcggcggtggcgcggctgTCGCAGGGGACCAAGGTGTACGCGGAGGGCGGCCACGACAGGGTGTTCTTCCAGACGTTCGGCGCCATGCCCGGGGAGCAGCTCCGCAAGGCCTACGCCTGCTACCTCTCCACCTCCTCGGGCCCCGTCATCGGCACGCTCTACCTCTCCACGGCGCGCCTCGCCTTCTGCAGCGACAGCCCGCTCTGCTACCAGGGCCCTGCCGGCCAGCAGCAAGAGTGCATGTACTACAAG GTGGTGCTTCCCCTGAGCCAAGTGATGTCAGTGAACCCTTCTTCCAGCATGCGCAACCGGGCGGAGAGGTACATTCAGATCACGACCACGGATAACCACGAGTTCTGGTTCATGGGGTTCGTGAACTACGACAAGGCCCTCAAGAATCTCTACGAGGCCCTGCAGCACCGCGATATCAACGGCCACCAGCGCAGCTGA